The following DNA comes from Clarias gariepinus isolate MV-2021 ecotype Netherlands chromosome 7, CGAR_prim_01v2, whole genome shotgun sequence.
GCAGTCTTCCTAAAAAACCAAAGTAAAGATTAAATGCTTTCTTCCCTGATTAGTgactccttttaaaaaaaaaaaacacttttaacattGACTTTTACTTTCCCTAGATTACTGCCATCTTCTGCTTTTGATATTCCTCATCATCTTCAGTTTAAATCTCTTTTTCCAGACCTGTAGCGCTTAAGAAAGCCATCAAATATCTTCTTCCTTGTTCTTATACCCTTATTTTCCATTTTGTAAAAACATACATTAATCAATCACTGCTGGGTCCTAgttttaaatctctctctctaaccATAACTGCGTATTGTAATTTAACACCAATATTAGTGTGAACCGTTTCAATttaaacctcttttttttttttttttttttgactgttcAACTCTTGGACTACTCAATTCTACTTATTCTAACTAATCTACACAACTCCTGGACTGCTCTTACAGTTTGCCCCctccaaataattttttttttgtgctttgtattttttatcTTACAGGCTGGGCCTGTGATCAAAGTAAAAATCCCGAAGGACAATGACGGCAATTCGAAACAGTTTGCTTTTGTGAACTTTAAACATGAAGTCTCCGTCCCCTACAGCATGCAGCTGCTTACCGGCATCCGGCTTTATGGAAGGCAGCTTAACCTACAGTACAGAGCAGGTAGGAAACTTttgaaaattatgaaaattatgttcatttttttatgttttgcgtTCTGTGTGTTACAGGCAGCAGTCACATCAATCAAGAGGGAAAAAGCCCGGCAAACTCTCAGAACCCTAGTCCAGCAAACACACCCACTCACCGTGGTGCGAGGTATGCTTCATAAATCACATCACGAAATAAGCAACAGTGCTTACATTTGGATTGATATTTATCTGATGTGCAACATGCAGGTATGACAGGACTCCAGATCAGATGAGTTCTCCATCATATTCTCCTCCTCAGAGCATGCAGAGGTCTTTCTCTTCACCAGATAGTCTTCAGAAGCAGGCGGTGGTGAGCACGGTTAAGTTTGTTCCTGAACGTTTCTTTTTGCAAAAGTTACCGAAGAGCATGTAAAGGCTTGACTAAAGCTGTAAATAACTGACTGATGATCGCTGCTGGATTGAAATGGTAAAATTTTGATCCCATAGGATTCACTGGGTATCTTGaggattaacttttttttgttcacaCAATCCAGCAGTTGGTGTTCATTTCACACTTGGCAGGTGTTCATGTAACGAATAAAACACGACAGGGCATGCTTTTAAAGGTAAATCATCTGACGCTTTAGGTGATTTCATCCtatgtatatgtttttatataagaaTGACGGGTCACGTTAGGTCCTGTTGTCACATTGACGATAATTGGGTTAAACCGGTTGCTCCTTCACTGGttttaaataatctttcttAGAATTTAATACcattaaaaattaacaaaaataaaaggtttCCCATGGTCCCAATAGACTGGAAAAGACTCTGTAACTCTACTGAACGCTGACCTGTTGTGGGAAACTTCCACATAtcactaacactggagactgcctccaaaaaaagtcaaatcGGAGGAAACCATCACCAAATAAttgcactttttaaatttttccgTAATCTTACATCATGGAACATCTGCTAAATGTGCATGTAGCTGCACCTCAGccgaaataaatacattttgtttaaccAGTCAGAATCAAAGCACGGTGGTATACGTAATGCATTCTAGCTTTCATTAGTCTTAACAGACATAAGTTTTAAAGCTATTCAGAAATGACGCACATGTTCCTCTTTTTTCACAGATGAACAACATGTGGCAGGTGCAGATGCACCAGATGCAGCAGTTGTCCAGTTCATTTCAGCTCGGCATGCAGCAGCAACCGTTCCGAGGTGGCTACAGTAACCCTTGGCAAAAAGACAGCCCCACCCAGTGGAGCCAGCGATCCACACACCAGCAAGACGACAGTGGCCACTACGGGCGCGAACAGTGGCACGGAAGCAGCAAGCGGCATCGGAGAGATGACTTTTACCAGCACGACGACCGTGGAGGAGGCCGAAATAGAGATTATCCACCCGAAAGACGCAGAGAGTCGAGAGACGGACGCTGGAGGCAATACTGACGATCCTGATACTCATACTGATCCAGGAGATTTTGTGTTaccagcagtttttttttttttttggttttatatgtttttttaaaaaatctaatttttaaccagatatttttcttttgtaaaatattgtaatttgataagcattttaactggaatgtatGAGAAAATGAGTAATAATTGCATGTGTTTCttgtaaaacagatttttttttaaatgaagttgGGCAcggtggctttgtggttagcactgtggcctcgcacctccagggtcggggggTTTGATTCACTCCTCGGATCTGTGCGTGTTGTACCTGTGCGTGGTGGGTTTCCAGATACTCAGGTTTCCTACCACGTCGTGTCCAGTGTCTCATGGGATAAGCTCACTGTACGTATAAGCAGtacagaagatgaataaataaaatagggtTTCAGTCTCAGGGTGCAGCTCCCACTAGATCTgatttttgtgattattttaatacagaaaaaaaaaatcaatgtttgtatacattattttgttaatatCGATCAGACCGGTTTTTATTCAAGCATTCTGGTCACACACTTCTGGCGATGTCAACTTTTGTGTGCTGAATACTATATTCCATGATGTACTTTAACCAGCAGGGGATGTACCTTCGAGCAGCTGTATGAGGGGGAGAAAAAACAGTCCGATTTctcaggagttttttttttttttcttttggtgattaaaatgtcaaaatctcTGGTGCTTTTTAGACTTTTTTGAaaaggtttctgttaaacaaaaacatttagacaTGTATATAGACTGTATATTGTGTGCTGTAACTTTCTCTACCGTAAATACAGCTTAATTTTTATGGTATGAACAACCGTGTTGCTGTCAGTTCATTCcgctttcatttatttactgtcCTCTATTCGCTTTTATAGAGATTAtcagttttaaatgaaaaaaaactcGTTAAACCTCGTTTAATTAACTAGTCGAACGTTTTCACCTTTGctgcattaaaattaatttccaCGATCCTTCTGAGATCCTGTGAATGTTTCAGAGGTGCCTATGGTTTTAGCAGGGTTCTGCTGTTGGACCCTTTAGCCGGGTCTGTCACCCTCAAGTGCTCAGATATGATTGGATGCTGAGCTGGCAATCCAGGCCCATAAGGAACTGCCACGGAAATGACCAAAACCAGGGTGGGAAGTATTTGTTGCCCCTGGATGAACCTTTACCTTACTGCTATGTTTATTGAAATACATCCTATGCTAATTTTTGTACcgttaatttttgtttaatgattttcttattcttttttagaCAAAGCAATAAGGACTGGTTACTTTAGTTGATACAAATAGAGGGTGGAGAGTTCTTGTGTTGGTGCCTATTTGGCTTTGCCTGTTGGCActtttttgaatttgttttgcCAGTGTTGGAACAGCAACACGTACTGCAATTAACATTTGTGTACAGGATGTACTTCATTAGATATACGAACAAGTGAAAACCTGTCCGAATACCCAATTATAATAGGAAGAAAAATCAGATAAAGaccaaatttattttaagtttctaCAGCACCAATGCAGTGCAAAGGAACATTTTAATACCTATAATTATAGGATTATGGTTGACATTATACAGCATAATTAACACAATGCTATATGTAATTTTGCCTAGGAGAGGCAGCAGGG
Coding sequences within:
- the rbm7 gene encoding RNA-binding protein 7, whose protein sequence is MGIADEADRTLFVGSLDSQVTEELLFELFLQAGPVIKVKIPKDNDGNSKQFAFVNFKHEVSVPYSMQLLTGIRLYGRQLNLQYRAGSSHINQEGKSPANSQNPSPANTPTHRGARYDRTPDQMSSPSYSPPQSMQRSFSSPDSLQKQAVMNNMWQVQMHQMQQLSSSFQLGMQQQPFRGGYSNPWQKDSPTQWSQRSTHQQDDSGHYGREQWHGSSKRHRRDDFYQHDDRGGGRNRDYPPERRRESRDGRWRQY